Proteins encoded by one window of Planktothrix tepida PCC 9214:
- the trpB gene encoding tryptophan synthase subunit beta — MTTTPLPPNPQLTATQRPDPLGRFGQFGGKYVPETLMPALAELETAYHHYRQDPEFQTELQSLLKDYVGRPSPLYFAERLTQYYAKPDGTGPQIYLKREDLNHTGAHKINNALAQALLAKKMGKQRIIAETGAGQHGVATATVCARYGLDCVIYMGIHDMERQALNVFRMRLLGAEVRPVEAGTGTLKDATSEAIRDWVTNVETTHYILGSVAGPHPYPMIVRDFHNVIGIETRNQCLEKWGGLPDILLACVGGGSNAMGLFNEFVNESSVRLIGVEAAGSGVETGKHAATLTHGQVGVLHGAMSYLLQDDDGQVMEAHSISAGLDYPGVGPEHSYLKDLGRAEYYSVTDQQALDAFQQLSRLEGIIPALETAHAIAYLEMLCPQLEGSPRIILNCSGRGDKDVQTVQKFLNHPNS; from the coding sequence GTGACTACCACTCCCTTACCTCCCAACCCCCAACTCACCGCAACACAACGCCCTGACCCCCTGGGACGCTTCGGACAATTTGGCGGCAAATACGTTCCTGAAACCTTAATGCCTGCCTTAGCTGAACTGGAAACGGCCTATCACCATTATCGTCAAGATCCTGAATTTCAAACGGAACTCCAAAGCCTGCTTAAAGACTATGTGGGACGGCCTAGCCCTCTGTATTTCGCCGAACGCCTCACCCAATATTATGCTAAACCCGACGGTACAGGCCCGCAAATTTATCTGAAACGGGAAGACCTCAACCATACGGGGGCTCATAAAATTAATAATGCTCTCGCCCAAGCGTTGTTAGCGAAAAAAATGGGGAAACAACGCATTATTGCAGAAACCGGGGCGGGTCAACATGGGGTGGCGACGGCGACGGTTTGCGCCCGCTATGGCCTAGACTGTGTAATTTATATGGGCATTCACGACATGGAACGTCAAGCCCTGAATGTGTTTAGAATGCGGTTGTTAGGGGCGGAAGTTCGACCAGTGGAAGCGGGAACTGGAACGTTAAAAGATGCGACGTCTGAAGCCATCCGCGACTGGGTAACGAACGTGGAAACGACCCATTATATTCTCGGTTCCGTTGCTGGCCCCCATCCCTATCCGATGATTGTACGGGATTTTCATAATGTAATTGGTATCGAAACTCGCAACCAATGTTTAGAAAAATGGGGCGGTTTACCGGATATTTTATTAGCTTGCGTCGGTGGCGGTTCAAACGCCATGGGGCTATTTAATGAGTTTGTGAATGAATCTTCTGTGCGTTTAATTGGGGTAGAAGCCGCAGGTTCAGGGGTAGAAACCGGAAAACACGCCGCTACCTTAACTCATGGTCAAGTGGGCGTTTTACACGGGGCGATGAGTTATCTATTACAAGATGATGATGGTCAAGTGATGGAAGCCCATTCCATTAGTGCTGGGTTAGATTATCCCGGTGTCGGGCCAGAACACAGCTATTTAAAAGATTTGGGTCGGGCGGAATATTATAGTGTGACTGACCAACAAGCGTTGGATGCGTTTCAACAGTTATCTCGTTTAGAAGGAATTATTCCTGCTTTAGAAACGGCCCATGCGATCGCTTATTTAGAAATGCTTTGTCCGCAATTAGAAGGCAGTCCTCGGATTATTTTAAATTGTTCAGGACGGGGAGATAAAGATGTACAAACGGTACAAAAATTCTTGAATCATCCTAACAGTTAA
- a CDS encoding serine/threonine-protein kinase, translating into MSQCLNPDCLQPNSKTTNFCQKCGSKLLLTDRYRALKILGQGGFGRTFLAVDEHKPSQPYCVIKQFLPQAQGTNNQQKAEELFKQEAIQLEQLGKHQQIPELFAYFIQDHRQYLVQEYIVGENLAQELAQSGAFSETKIVNLLGDLLPVLVFIHQKPLIHRDIKPENIIRRKSDNKFVLVDFGAAKAATRTALAVTGTVIGSAGYVAPEQALGKPTFASDLYSLGVTCIHLLTNKEPFDLFDVSEGDWVWRDYLTVKINNTLGQVLDKLLQQGTKKRFQTAQEVLEALQLTAKPISPPTPQPDIELKSAKGVDYHQLEQLLKDGNWKEANEETAKKMLEVAGRTKEGWLRTEDIDNFPCEDLRTIDELWVKYSNGRFGFSVQKRIYQSLGGTQSYNQKVWKAFGDQVGWRVGGSWLEYEDLKFNQTSKEGHLPLTVGRLRWRFLRGGFLGGWRSLLSRPDL; encoded by the coding sequence ATGAGTCAATGCCTTAACCCAGATTGCCTCCAACCCAACTCTAAAACCACAAATTTTTGTCAAAAGTGTGGCTCAAAATTGCTATTAACAGATCGATATCGAGCTTTAAAAATATTAGGACAAGGAGGATTTGGTCGAACATTTCTAGCGGTTGATGAGCATAAACCGTCTCAACCCTATTGTGTGATTAAACAATTTTTACCCCAAGCTCAAGGTACGAATAATCAACAAAAAGCCGAGGAACTATTTAAACAGGAAGCGATACAATTAGAACAGTTAGGCAAACATCAACAAATTCCTGAATTATTCGCCTATTTTATCCAAGATCACCGTCAATACCTTGTTCAAGAATATATTGTAGGAGAAAACTTAGCTCAAGAATTAGCTCAAAGTGGAGCTTTTTCAGAAACTAAAATTGTTAATTTGTTAGGAGATTTATTACCTGTTTTAGTGTTTATTCACCAAAAGCCATTAATTCACCGAGATATTAAACCAGAAAATATTATTAGAAGAAAGAGCGATAATAAATTTGTTTTAGTGGATTTTGGAGCAGCCAAAGCAGCCACGAGAACGGCGTTAGCAGTTACAGGAACAGTGATTGGTTCTGCTGGATATGTCGCACCAGAACAAGCGTTAGGAAAACCGACTTTTGCCAGTGATTTATATAGTTTAGGGGTGACTTGTATTCATTTATTAACGAATAAGGAACCCTTTGATTTATTTGATGTTAGTGAAGGAGACTGGGTTTGGCGAGATTATTTAACAGTTAAAATTAATAATACTTTGGGTCAAGTCTTAGATAAACTCTTACAACAGGGAACAAAAAAACGTTTTCAAACGGCTCAAGAAGTATTAGAAGCATTACAATTAACGGCAAAACCGATATCACCACCAACACCCCAACCTGATATAGAATTAAAGTCAGCTAAAGGTGTTGATTATCATCAATTAGAACAACTTTTGAAAGATGGAAACTGGAAAGAAGCTAATGAAGAAACGGCAAAAAAAATGTTAGAAGTAGCCGGAAGAACAAAGGAGGGATGGTTAAGGACTGAAGATATTGATAATTTTCCCTGTGAGGATTTACGAACGATTGACGAACTTTGGGTAAAATATAGCAATGGACGCTTCGGCTTTTCGGTACAGAAGCGCATCTATCAAAGTTTGGGAGGAACCCAGAGTTATAATCAGAAAGTCTGGAAAGCGTTTGGTGATCAGGTGGGTTGGCGTGTTGGAGGTAGCTGGTTGGAATACGAAGATCTAAAATTCAATCAGACATCAAAAGAAGGCCACCTCCCTCTAACCGTTGGTCGTCTAAGGTGGCGTTTCCTACGTGGGGGCTTCTTAGGAGGTTGGCGATCTCTTCTCTCGCGTCCAGACTTGTAG
- a CDS encoding response regulator transcription factor, translating to MRILLVSPDPTLCRVIHQVLSRHSFIVDIATNGEEAWELLQAFMYDGVLLEAVLPDMDGVTLCCRLREVGNPVLILLMLEPADANTCVDGLDSGADACLVKPIQFPELLAQLRALARRGLRRASPLLTWGPLSLNPTAQQITCHGQILKVNRKEYQILKLFLTYPRQMFSRSEIGDRLWTLDDELPSDATLKSHIRSIRRKLEQAGLQDFIQTHYGLGYCLDPVYNKENQSLNRDPYLLEGIVDSITANIWQELMAANARLHEEIEQRKHIEAQLRRSEMMLRNAQRVAQVGCWEFDVITREIYWTEELFLIHGLDPNQPAPSAEEILALIHPDDRQLHQEAIQYRALRREAFEANLRIIRANDGEIRYINARGGPVFDHSGQIIKLTGTTFDVTQWLRHLQETGFLP from the coding sequence ATGAGAATTCTGCTGGTTTCCCCAGACCCAACATTGTGTAGGGTCATACATCAGGTTTTATCGCGCCATAGCTTTATTGTTGATATTGCAACCAATGGCGAGGAAGCCTGGGAATTGCTTCAGGCGTTCATGTACGATGGGGTTTTGCTGGAGGCGGTATTGCCTGATATGGATGGAGTGACTTTGTGTTGTCGCTTGCGCGAGGTTGGCAACCCCGTCTTGATTTTGCTGATGCTGGAGCCTGCGGATGCCAACACTTGTGTCGATGGCTTAGATAGTGGGGCGGATGCCTGTTTAGTGAAACCGATTCAGTTTCCTGAACTCCTGGCTCAACTGCGTGCTTTGGCGCGGCGGGGCCTTCGTCGGGCCAGCCCTCTGCTCACCTGGGGGCCATTGTCTCTCAATCCTACCGCCCAGCAAATCACCTGTCACGGTCAAATTTTGAAGGTCAACCGCAAGGAATACCAAATTCTGAAGCTATTTCTTACTTATCCCCGACAAATGTTTTCTCGCAGCGAGATAGGCGATCGCCTGTGGACATTGGACGATGAGTTACCCAGCGATGCCACCCTCAAGAGCCATATTCGCAGTATTCGCCGCAAGCTTGAACAGGCGGGTCTTCAAGATTTTATTCAAACCCACTATGGTCTGGGGTACTGTCTCGATCCGGTTTATAACAAGGAAAATCAGTCGCTTAACCGAGATCCTTATCTCCTAGAAGGGATAGTTGATTCAATTACCGCCAATATCTGGCAAGAATTGATGGCGGCGAATGCCCGTCTACACGAGGAAATTGAGCAGCGCAAACACATTGAAGCCCAACTACGACGCTCAGAAATGATGTTGCGAAATGCCCAACGAGTGGCTCAAGTCGGGTGTTGGGAGTTCGATGTCATAACTCGTGAAATTTATTGGACGGAGGAGCTTTTTCTCATTCATGGTCTTGACCCGAATCAGCCTGCTCCTTCTGCTGAAGAAATTTTAGCTTTAATTCACCCTGATGATCGCCAACTTCATCAGGAAGCCATTCAGTATCGGGCACTCAGAAGGGAGGCGTTTGAAGCCAACTTACGCATCATTCGCGCTAATGATGGAGAAATTCGCTACATCAACGCCCGAGGCGGCCCTGTTTTTGATCATTCTGGCCAGATCATTAAGTTAACAGGAACGACCTTTGATGTCACTCAATGGCTCCGACACCTTCAAGAAACCGGGTTTCTACCTTAA
- a CDS encoding permease, producing the protein MVPASHHVYDFIQKNALISGVINGVINGVIGWFMFRAKEALPLTVDTISAHEKTVFSTGVMTAFMLSLILGTIAFFTFSKKAKTFPVPFPELLDRPFFFFGVRTILFYSLFAFGTAALVALFLQKFLGTILVTPLIGAILLGIIAGIASWFINAAVMKAMLRPE; encoded by the coding sequence ATGGTTCCCGCCTCCCATCACGTCTATGATTTCATTCAAAAGAATGCCTTGATCAGTGGTGTGATCAATGGTGTCATCAACGGTGTGATTGGCTGGTTTATGTTTCGCGCAAAAGAGGCTCTACCCCTTACCGTTGATACCATATCAGCCCATGAAAAAACGGTTTTCTCAACGGGGGTGATGACGGCGTTTATGCTGTCGCTGATCTTGGGGACAATCGCCTTTTTTACCTTCAGCAAAAAAGCCAAAACTTTCCCCGTGCCATTTCCAGAGCTTTTGGATCGGCCTTTTTTCTTTTTTGGGGTGAGAACAATTCTGTTTTATTCTCTGTTTGCCTTTGGTACAGCGGCATTGGTTGCCCTATTTTTGCAAAAGTTTTTAGGAACAATTCTAGTCACGCCTTTGATCGGTGCAATTCTTTTAGGGATAATCGCCGGGATAGCGTCCTGGTTTATTAATGCGGCGGTCATGAAAGCGATGTTGCGACCTGAGTAA
- the hdhA gene encoding 7-alpha-hydroxysteroid dehydrogenase, with amino-acid sequence MTVLDAFKLDGQVAIVTGGGAGIGRGIAELFAQAGAAVVVSDLKEDTAAAVVKGIQEKGGKALAVACDVTNDQALENLVNATLEVFGKITLLINNAGGGGPKPFDMPMDTFIWAYKLNVFSVFHLCQLCAPHIEAAGGGAILNISSMSAENKNVKMASYSSSKAAVSHLTRNIAFDLGPKGIRVNAIAPGAIKTDALATVLTPEVEKVMLKHTPLARLGEPSDIAYAALFLCSPAASWVSGQVLTVSGGGVQELD; translated from the coding sequence ATGACCGTTTTGGACGCATTCAAGCTCGATGGCCAGGTCGCCATTGTGACCGGAGGTGGGGCAGGCATTGGCCGGGGCATTGCTGAATTGTTTGCCCAGGCTGGGGCTGCTGTAGTTGTCAGTGACTTGAAGGAAGACACTGCTGCTGCGGTCGTTAAGGGCATTCAGGAAAAGGGAGGTAAAGCCCTTGCTGTAGCCTGCGATGTCACCAATGACCAGGCTCTTGAAAATCTCGTCAACGCGACCTTGGAGGTCTTTGGCAAAATCACCCTCTTGATCAACAACGCTGGGGGCGGTGGGCCAAAACCCTTTGATATGCCGATGGACACCTTTATTTGGGCCTACAAACTCAATGTATTTTCAGTGTTTCATCTGTGCCAACTGTGTGCTCCCCATATCGAGGCAGCCGGGGGGGGAGCCATTTTGAATATTTCCTCAATGTCGGCAGAGAATAAAAACGTCAAGATGGCGTCTTATAGCTCCTCCAAGGCTGCGGTTAGCCACCTGACTCGGAATATTGCCTTTGATTTGGGGCCAAAGGGCATTCGGGTAAATGCGATCGCTCCGGGTGCAATTAAAACCGATGCCTTAGCGACGGTGCTGACGCCCGAAGTTGAAAAAGTCATGCTTAAGCATACCCCCCTAGCTCGGTTGGGAGAACCCAGTGATATTGCCTATGCTGCCTTATTCCTGTGTTCTCCGGCCGCCAGTTGGGTGAGTGGACAGGTGCTCACCGTCAGTGGGGGCGGTGTGCAGGAATTAGATTAA
- a CDS encoding SDR family oxidoreductase gives MSNFDAFADFRMDGHVAIVTGGAQNIGEAIAKTFSGAGAKVMIADLNGEKAQATAAALQAETGNEVLGIGCNVTIEEDIQQCVAKTVEAFGGISTLVNNVGWGKSYDDPLDVPLEEMIESYKLNTLSAMRMTAACRPYLLEAENATITNSGSLVGVLPAFDFIAYSAAKAALNHMMLGLAHYFAKQVRINTVLIGTVITEGYAAAGLDEKAQYALAHPDNLTGRAGKPQDIANAFLWLASPAGSWVSGQTLQVSGGGKRVRLKPE, from the coding sequence ATGAGCAACTTTGATGCCTTTGCTGACTTTCGGATGGATGGTCATGTGGCCATCGTTACGGGCGGCGCCCAAAATATCGGGGAAGCCATTGCTAAAACCTTTTCGGGCGCAGGAGCCAAGGTAATGATTGCTGACCTCAATGGGGAGAAGGCCCAGGCAACGGCGGCAGCGCTCCAGGCTGAAACGGGTAATGAAGTGTTGGGGATTGGCTGCAACGTCACCATTGAAGAAGATATTCAACAATGTGTCGCCAAAACTGTCGAAGCCTTTGGCGGTATTTCAACTTTAGTTAATAACGTTGGCTGGGGCAAATCCTACGACGACCCCCTGGATGTTCCTTTGGAAGAGATGATCGAGAGTTATAAGCTGAATACCCTATCGGCTATGCGAATGACGGCCGCTTGTCGTCCCTATTTACTCGAAGCTGAAAATGCCACCATTACTAACTCCGGTTCTCTGGTGGGGGTGTTACCTGCTTTTGACTTCATCGCCTACTCGGCCGCCAAGGCAGCCCTTAACCACATGATGCTGGGTCTAGCTCACTATTTTGCCAAGCAAGTTCGCATCAATACCGTGTTGATTGGTACGGTGATTACCGAGGGCTATGCCGCAGCAGGTTTGGATGAAAAAGCCCAGTATGCCTTAGCCCACCCGGACAATTTGACCGGACGTGCTGGAAAACCGCAAGATATTGCTAATGCCTTCCTCTGGCTTGCATCTCCGGCTGGGTCTTGGGTCAGTGGTCAAACCTTGCAAGTCTCTGGTGGGGGCAAGCGTGTGCGCCTCAAACCCGAATAA
- a CDS encoding Uma2 family endonuclease: MMVQTAPKTYSFDDYLNYRDDSDFKYELFNGKLIQMPPASGLHAEILRLIYDILKAEIQRLQLDRVVQPGTVGVRTGIRKSRIPDILVMTETQRQLLRTLPSAILEEPPVLVVEIVSPNNPEDDYRYKRSEYAALGIPEYWIIDTQELKISILTLASGFYDIVEYRGEDIINSASFPELQLTAEQILNAL; this comes from the coding sequence ATGATGGTGCAAACTGCTCCTAAAACCTATAGTTTTGACGATTATCTTAATTATAGAGATGATAGCGATTTTAAATATGAACTGTTTAATGGAAAATTAATTCAGATGCCTCCTGCTAGTGGTTTACACGCTGAGATTTTACGTTTAATTTATGATATTTTAAAAGCCGAAATTCAACGATTACAATTAGATAGGGTTGTACAACCGGGAACAGTTGGAGTGAGAACTGGAATCAGAAAATCCCGAATTCCTGATATTTTAGTTATGACAGAAACTCAGCGTCAACTGTTGAGGACATTACCTTCAGCTATTTTAGAAGAACCACCTGTATTAGTGGTAGAAATTGTTAGTCCGAATAATCCAGAAGATGATTATCGTTATAAACGTTCAGAATATGCTGCATTAGGAATTCCTGAATATTGGATTATTGATACGCAAGAATTGAAAATCTCGATTTTAACGTTAGCTTCTGGATTTTATGATATCGTAGAATATAGAGGAGAAGATATAATTAATTCTGCCAGTTTTCCCGAACTTCAATTGACAGCCGAACAAATTTTAAATGCTTTATAA
- a CDS encoding serine/threonine-protein kinase encodes MSYCINPQCQKPQNPTHALLCQSCGSQLRLKDRYRAIRILGQSQWNRTFLAVDEDKPSQPRCVIKQCLYPPSQPDARVEFRVYTRKLDPISQHPALPDLLASFEEKDCGYIVQDYISGRNLAEEVKQEGVFQELQIWYILSEILPLLQFIHEKGMIHGDIKPENIIRRSAFIPPTKPLILVDFAGIYPQQNFPTTLQGSPEYAAPEQLQGEINAKTDLYSLGITCLHLLTQMSPFDLFNIKTNTWVWRDYLKRPISQRLTRILTQLIERNPSKRYPSATAVMQDLKSGPIPVHLTKVVQRKWILTAWGGAALALFSLFMSSRLPSIVPQISSQPPEPIYQVPDIQIPVPQIENFAPPILQNPGTVRTLSKNTGPVWSVAVSPDGQFVVYGNTDGSINIIDANTGGLINTLLGHSQPVGTLAMSRDGRTLVSGSGDQTILVWDLWSGRQKKMLYGHQGWVYAVAISPDGETVASVSRDQTIRLWDIYTGRTLRTLNGYGIEVQSLAFSGDNQTLVSGGNNGIVDIWNWHTGELLRTFKAHTEAIWSVAISPDGQRLATGSWDHAVKLWDLQQLESQYFNNTPEHILLGHQEKVQSVAFSPDGQTLASGDFGGGVKLWNVENGGLVGTFKGHQAWVNVVFNPQNHTLITGSFDDTLKVWPLLPPN; translated from the coding sequence ATGAGTTACTGCATCAACCCCCAATGTCAGAAGCCTCAAAACCCGACTCACGCCCTTTTGTGTCAGAGTTGTGGCTCGCAATTGCGCCTCAAAGACCGCTATCGTGCTATCCGAATTTTAGGTCAAAGTCAATGGAACCGAACGTTTTTAGCCGTTGATGAAGATAAACCGTCTCAACCTCGATGCGTCATTAAGCAGTGTCTTTATCCGCCATCCCAACCAGACGCCCGTGTCGAGTTCCGTGTTTATACCCGAAAATTAGACCCCATCAGCCAACATCCCGCCCTCCCAGACTTGTTAGCGTCCTTCGAAGAAAAAGATTGTGGTTATATTGTACAAGACTATATCTCAGGGCGAAATTTAGCTGAAGAAGTTAAACAAGAAGGCGTGTTTCAGGAATTGCAAATTTGGTATATCCTCAGTGAAATTCTACCCTTGCTTCAATTCATTCATGAAAAGGGAATGATACATGGGGATATTAAACCTGAAAATATTATCCGTCGTTCAGCTTTTATTCCTCCTACAAAACCGTTAATTTTAGTTGATTTTGCTGGAATTTATCCGCAACAAAATTTTCCAACAACCCTTCAAGGTTCCCCAGAATATGCCGCACCGGAACAACTTCAAGGGGAAATTAATGCTAAAACCGATCTCTATAGTTTAGGGATAACTTGTCTACATCTGTTAACCCAGATGTCTCCCTTTGATTTATTTAACATTAAAACGAATACTTGGGTTTGGCGGGATTATTTGAAAAGACCCATTAGTCAGCGTTTAACCCGAATTTTAACTCAATTAATTGAACGCAACCCTAGCAAACGTTATCCCTCAGCGACGGCGGTGATGCAGGATTTAAAATCAGGGCCCATTCCGGTTCACTTAACAAAAGTTGTCCAACGTAAATGGATTTTAACGGCTTGGGGGGGTGCAGCTTTAGCGTTATTTTCCTTATTCATGAGTTCTCGCCTACCCTCTATTGTCCCTCAAATTTCTTCCCAACCTCCAGAACCCATTTATCAAGTTCCTGATATCCAAATTCCTGTACCCCAAATTGAGAATTTTGCCCCCCCCATTCTTCAAAACCCTGGGACAGTCCGAACTTTATCCAAAAATACGGGCCCAGTGTGGTCGGTGGCGGTGAGTCCCGATGGTCAATTTGTAGTTTATGGCAATACGGATGGGTCAATTAATATCATTGATGCCAATACCGGAGGATTAATTAACACCTTGTTAGGACATTCCCAACCTGTGGGAACCTTGGCGATGAGTCGGGATGGCCGGACGTTAGTAAGTGGAAGCGGTGACCAAACCATTTTAGTTTGGGATTTGTGGAGTGGTCGTCAGAAAAAAATGCTCTACGGTCATCAAGGATGGGTTTATGCGGTGGCGATTAGTCCCGATGGGGAAACGGTAGCGAGTGTTAGCCGTGACCAAACCATTCGTCTGTGGGATATTTACACCGGACGAACGTTAAGGACGTTAAACGGATATGGAATTGAGGTACAATCTCTCGCTTTTAGTGGGGATAATCAAACCTTAGTGAGTGGGGGAAATAACGGAATTGTTGATATTTGGAATTGGCATACCGGAGAATTATTAAGAACGTTTAAAGCTCATACTGAGGCGATTTGGTCAGTAGCAATAAGTCCCGATGGTCAACGGTTAGCAACGGGAAGTTGGGATCATGCCGTTAAATTGTGGGATTTACAACAATTAGAATCTCAATATTTTAATAATACTCCAGAGCACATTCTTCTCGGTCATCAAGAAAAGGTTCAATCGGTGGCATTTAGCCCCGATGGTCAAACCTTAGCCAGTGGTGATTTTGGGGGAGGGGTTAAACTTTGGAATGTGGAAAATGGAGGACTCGTCGGAACCTTTAAAGGACATCAAGCTTGGGTCAATGTGGTATTTAACCCTCAAAATCATACGTTAATTACGGGGAGTTTTGATGATACGTTAAAGGTTTGGCCGTTATTACCCCCAAACTGA
- the msrP gene encoding protein-methionine-sulfoxide reductase catalytic subunit MsrP, whose amino-acid sequence MAFIRIVPSWQLSEHQITPESVFLNRRRFMKSLIGAGLTATILPLTGCQSSSTGKNQDNFSTQVISNFTPNPNFADVNRPVTAEDLATKYNNFYEYGGSKSIWQAAQALPLEDWKIEVSGLVKNPTTYTLDDLQKKFPLEERIYRFRCVEAWAMVVPWLGFPMNKLMAAVEPTSEAKFVRFTSFYDPKITTGPGFWANGYPWPYTEGLRIEEMANELAFFAIGMYGKTLPKQNGAPLRMVTPWKYGFKGAKSIVKIEFVKEKPATFWNTLVPDEYGFEANVNPTKPHPRWSQATERIVSNSPSFSWEKQPTLLYNGYEEYVGNLYS is encoded by the coding sequence ATGGCTTTCATTCGTATTGTTCCCAGTTGGCAACTCTCTGAACATCAAATTACACCAGAGTCCGTATTTCTCAATCGTCGTCGCTTTATGAAAAGCTTAATTGGGGCGGGATTAACAGCAACTATTTTACCGTTAACCGGATGTCAATCTTCCTCGACGGGTAAAAATCAGGATAATTTTTCAACCCAAGTGATCTCAAATTTTACCCCAAATCCGAATTTTGCTGATGTCAATCGTCCGGTTACGGCTGAAGATTTAGCCACAAAATATAATAACTTTTATGAGTATGGCGGTTCCAAATCGATTTGGCAAGCAGCCCAAGCATTACCGTTAGAAGATTGGAAAATAGAGGTTTCAGGATTAGTCAAAAATCCAACTACATACACTTTAGATGATCTTCAGAAAAAATTCCCCTTGGAAGAACGAATTTATCGCTTTCGCTGTGTAGAAGCTTGGGCGATGGTAGTTCCTTGGTTAGGGTTTCCCATGAACAAATTAATGGCGGCGGTTGAACCCACTTCTGAGGCAAAATTTGTGCGGTTTACGTCTTTTTATGATCCTAAAATTACCACTGGCCCCGGATTTTGGGCAAATGGTTATCCTTGGCCCTATACCGAAGGATTAAGAATTGAAGAAATGGCAAATGAATTAGCGTTTTTTGCCATTGGAATGTATGGAAAAACCCTACCGAAACAAAATGGTGCACCGTTACGGATGGTGACTCCTTGGAAATATGGATTTAAGGGAGCCAAATCGATTGTTAAAATTGAATTTGTCAAGGAAAAACCTGCCACATTTTGGAATACCTTAGTTCCTGATGAATATGGTTTTGAAGCCAATGTGAACCCGACCAAACCCCATCCTCGATGGTCACAAGCTACAGAACGAATTGTAAGTAATAGCCCTAGTTTTTCTTGGGAGAAACAGCCAACTTTACTGTATAATGGGTATGAGGAATATGTTGGTAATCTTTATTCTTAA
- a CDS encoding FitA-like ribbon-helix-helix domain-containing protein, with protein MNNITIQNFDDDLKNRLQKRAEYYGRSLEEEAKEILRAVLTENTLEPLNLAFVIERRFAHFGDFELPTIPREPLREPPNFEDL; from the coding sequence ATGAATAATATCACGATTCAAAACTTTGACGATGACCTGAAAAATCGCCTGCAAAAGCGAGCCGAATATTATGGACGCTCTCTGGAAGAAGAAGCTAAAGAAATTCTCCGCGCTGTCTTAACAGAAAACACTCTCGAACCCTTAAATCTTGCCTTTGTTATCGAGCGACGTTTTGCCCATTTTGGCGATTTTGAACTTCCGACTATCCCTAGAGAACCTTTACGAGAACCCCCTAATTTTGAAGATTTATAA
- a CDS encoding DUF3119 family protein produces the protein MTTTPTTQSSNIVELPPNYIIPIVLMITAFPLFLIQRWGSLALAFFALFLFIQTALIRLQFTPTDLDVYRSGKLIRRFPYQDWTNWEIFWTPVPILFYFREVKSIHFLPIIFDAQLLQSCLKQYCGHLKQN, from the coding sequence ATGACCACAACACCCACCACCCAAAGCTCTAATATTGTTGAATTACCTCCTAATTATATTATTCCCATCGTGCTGATGATTACTGCATTTCCCCTATTTTTAATTCAAAGATGGGGAAGTTTAGCACTTGCTTTTTTTGCCCTATTTCTTTTTATTCAAACCGCCCTCATTCGTCTACAATTTACCCCAACGGATTTAGATGTTTATCGTTCGGGTAAACTTATCCGTCGGTTTCCCTATCAAGATTGGACTAACTGGGAAATTTTTTGGACTCCTGTACCGATTTTATTTTATTTTCGAGAAGTCAAAAGTATTCACTTTCTACCGATTATTTTTGATGCTCAATTGTTACAAAGCTGTTTAAAACAATATTGCGGACATTTAAAACAAAATTAA